In the genome of Methanomassiliicoccales archaeon, one region contains:
- a CDS encoding CinA family protein, whose protein sequence is MDLSTMVGKTLKQRGLSLALAESLTGGLIGAMITEVPGSSAYFVLDVVAYSNRSKVEILGVQESTLRSHGAVSAECAREMASGVRQIAGADLGASCTGIAGPGGATAKKPIGLVYLAVDDGRRTLIEERCFQGDRAEVRKATAQRLLELILLTLEP, encoded by the coding sequence ATGGACTTATCGACTATGGTGGGGAAAACGCTTAAGCAACGCGGCCTCAGCCTGGCGCTGGCAGAGAGCCTTACTGGAGGCCTCATCGGAGCGATGATCACGGAAGTCCCAGGATCCTCAGCCTATTTCGTACTCGATGTAGTCGCCTACAGCAATCGCTCGAAAGTGGAGATCCTGGGCGTCCAAGAGAGCACATTGCGCTCCCATGGTGCGGTTAGCGCCGAGTGCGCCCGAGAGATGGCTTCGGGCGTGAGGCAGATTGCCGGCGCTGACCTTGGTGCCTCTTGCACCGGCATCGCTGGGCCAGGCGGTGCCACGGCCAAGAAACCCATTGGGCTTGTATATTTAGCAGTCGATGATGGGCGACGCACTCTGATCGAGGAGCGCTGCTTCCAAGGCGATCGCGCCGAGGTGCGGAAGGCCACAGCCCAACGCCTCTTGGAGTTGATCCTGCTGACCCTGGAACCTTGA
- a CDS encoding glycosyltransferase family 4 protein has translation MKIAIATPEFLPNWGGIGTYVTLLAKEMPENIDVHVLTLKRKGEVIVTPETKEILQRINVHYLGYAEDYFLYNNQFQFKMLSKFRSLKKRYGFDLLHANHAQMPDLFLRFLDPETPKLTTVHTTIDSQRMGTRRSRVPLRQLERSEKMTYLMLPLLRSLERAYFYRCHHAIYVSEFIRRLYSKIYRMPRHWRIVHNGVDTSMFRPLPIRECAQKFPQLEGREIVLFSGRMIALKGIDLAIRAFALIHEETDALMVFAGAGKIEPWRQLLDSLGVPKERYVFLGGVPYPEMPYLYSMASAFILPSYSESFPMTVLEAMSCQLPVIATDVGGIPEMIDSGRNGILVQPGNPKNFGAALIKVLMDKKFASSLANQARSKVCEQFSATKMASTTAEMYRMVLEEKE, from the coding sequence ATGAAGATCGCCATAGCAACTCCTGAGTTCCTGCCCAATTGGGGTGGGATAGGCACTTATGTGACTTTACTGGCCAAGGAGATGCCAGAGAACATAGATGTGCACGTTTTAACCCTCAAGAGAAAAGGGGAAGTCATCGTGACCCCTGAAACTAAGGAAATCCTGCAAAGGATAAATGTGCATTATCTAGGATATGCAGAGGACTACTTCCTCTACAATAATCAATTCCAATTCAAAATGCTCAGCAAGTTTAGGTCTCTAAAGAAGCGATATGGCTTCGACCTTCTCCATGCCAATCATGCCCAGATGCCAGACCTTTTTTTGCGCTTTCTAGACCCGGAAACGCCCAAACTAACGACTGTGCACACCACTATTGACTCGCAACGCATGGGCACCAGACGCTCCAGGGTGCCTTTGAGGCAGCTCGAACGGTCGGAAAAAATGACCTATTTGATGCTTCCCCTCCTTCGTAGCCTGGAGAGGGCATACTTCTACAGATGTCATCACGCCATCTATGTTTCGGAGTTCATCCGCCGACTGTATTCTAAAATCTATCGCATGCCAAGGCATTGGAGGATTGTACATAACGGTGTGGATACGAGCATGTTCCGTCCCCTACCCATAAGAGAGTGTGCGCAAAAGTTCCCCCAACTCGAAGGCAGGGAGATCGTGCTCTTCTCCGGCCGAATGATAGCCTTAAAAGGTATTGACCTAGCCATACGAGCATTCGCTCTCATCCATGAGGAGACTGACGCCCTCATGGTGTTTGCCGGAGCGGGGAAGATAGAGCCCTGGCGACAGCTACTGGATTCCCTGGGAGTTCCTAAGGAAAGGTATGTTTTTCTAGGTGGTGTTCCGTATCCCGAAATGCCCTACCTCTATTCCATGGCCTCAGCATTCATTCTTCCCAGCTACTCCGAGAGTTTTCCCATGACCGTGCTAGAGGCGATGTCCTGTCAGCTACCAGTGATTGCTACAGATGTTGGAGGGATACCGGAGATGATCGACAGTGGCCGCAACGGTATTCTGGTTCAGCCGGGTAACCCGAAAAATTTTGGCGCGGCACTGATCAAGGTGCTCATGGACAAGAAATTCGCCTCCAGCCTGGCTAATCAAGCTAGGAGCAAAGTTTGCGAGCAATTCTCTGCCACCAAAATGGCTTCTACCACCGCGGAGATGTACCGAATGGTGCTGGAGGAAAAAGAATGA
- a CDS encoding radical SAM protein, giving the protein MALKKVALVNMGFEKGEPGIIVSPPLGIMSIGAYLQQAGLEVKIFDWSSFPIDESIRSSLASFSPDIVGFTVIMGSCLLRTKKASALAKELGCRVVWGGPFPSAMSEMCLRQAPVDVVVVGEGELTMLELIRAWSEGRELEQVPGLAFLRSGEYVRTAPRERIRDLDSLPMPCWECILPLDRFLIPYHGRLAIPMVTSRGCPGTCSFCYTKNMWGYRWTSRSATKVVEEIQHLMSLEPRVGAIIFDDDLFAGDVKRIKEFCRLLRERNIDILWNCEIRARDVSQDLVREMKEAGCVELLIGVETGSDRLLSTVLKGVKKEDIIRAFEITHAAGLKGNAMLMVGLPGETMEDFEQTEAMLRKLEADGFYFSMFLPTPGTEYLEVAKQFGFKEPTTLEGWATLGGYGISSYPQRSLSQVPWERVERMIKRETRRARHRANLQAIRRDPLGAMARGLMGKAGKPDKS; this is encoded by the coding sequence ATGGCTCTGAAAAAAGTGGCCCTAGTGAACATGGGCTTTGAAAAGGGTGAGCCAGGGATAATAGTCAGCCCACCATTGGGAATAATGAGCATAGGCGCTTATTTGCAACAAGCCGGTCTAGAGGTCAAAATTTTTGATTGGAGCTCGTTCCCTATCGATGAATCCATTCGTTCCTCGCTAGCATCCTTTTCGCCAGATATTGTCGGCTTCACGGTGATAATGGGATCCTGCCTGCTTCGAACCAAAAAGGCAAGCGCTTTGGCCAAGGAGTTGGGCTGTAGGGTGGTGTGGGGAGGTCCATTCCCTTCCGCCATGAGCGAGATGTGTTTGCGCCAGGCTCCTGTGGATGTGGTGGTCGTGGGAGAAGGAGAGCTAACCATGCTGGAACTTATTCGAGCATGGAGCGAGGGGCGAGAACTGGAGCAGGTGCCTGGCCTAGCATTCTTGCGGTCTGGAGAATACGTCCGTACCGCCCCTCGTGAGCGCATCAGAGACCTTGATTCGCTACCAATGCCCTGTTGGGAATGCATACTCCCCCTGGATCGCTTCCTCATACCCTATCATGGCCGATTGGCCATCCCCATGGTCACTAGCCGAGGTTGTCCAGGAACTTGCTCCTTCTGTTATACGAAGAATATGTGGGGATATCGTTGGACCTCTCGATCCGCCACCAAAGTCGTTGAGGAGATACAACATTTGATGTCTTTAGAACCGAGAGTGGGCGCAATCATTTTTGATGATGACCTGTTCGCTGGAGACGTGAAGCGCATTAAGGAGTTCTGCCGCCTTCTACGCGAGCGCAATATAGATATCCTGTGGAATTGTGAGATCCGCGCTCGCGATGTGAGTCAAGATTTGGTCAGGGAGATGAAGGAGGCAGGATGCGTTGAGCTATTGATAGGCGTGGAGACGGGATCGGACCGCTTGCTATCCACTGTCCTCAAGGGTGTTAAGAAGGAGGATATCATACGAGCTTTCGAAATAACTCATGCCGCAGGGCTTAAAGGCAACGCCATGCTGATGGTAGGCCTGCCTGGAGAGACCATGGAGGATTTCGAGCAAACGGAAGCCATGCTTAGAAAACTGGAGGCGGATGGCTTCTACTTCAGCATGTTCCTTCCCACTCCAGGGACGGAATACTTGGAGGTGGCGAAGCAGTTCGGCTTCAAGGAGCCGACCACCTTAGAAGGGTGGGCTACCCTCGGTGGATATGGCATATCATCCTACCCTCAGCGCAGCCTGTCGCAAGTACCTTGGGAAAGGGTGGAGAGGATGATTAAAAGGGAGACGAGACGCGCTCGTCACCGCGCCAATCTGCAAGCCATAAGAAGAGATCCTCTAGGAGCGATGGCCCGCGGCCTGATGGGCAAAGCAGGGAAGCCTGATAAATCATGA
- a CDS encoding GNAT family N-acetyltransferase, producing MGLRLEVITAIDDLKGLGQDWDVLQRASGTSVFTSHLWTLTWFEHFWGLASPRVLAFYQKDELKGVAPLALYRTKLSRFTLSYLCLAGNVGETTEYHDLGFPFSLDTGEAAEALLRGMRRLRWDMLQLRDLRCDALTKALFQRMGKDWAAEMNDSKPCPYVTLNKGKEILENFEPRSAKKVQRILDSLENEGRICFRTRRSPDSLAQAVDVYVEQHKRRWAAKGGSIFNDPRQASFLKDISTRSAEKGEMLVYEVLIDGNVAAQQFCILERDVVRLFKIGMNDDYRPYAPGYLSVYYAMKETQEEGYAEYDLGPGPEEYKYKVGGVDRWTCNIHGKRGVALLGSNLAKLPGLRGWSSKLLSQKSTEAQAAANKPKLDTEIER from the coding sequence ATGGGGTTGAGATTGGAGGTCATCACTGCAATCGATGACCTTAAAGGCCTTGGCCAGGATTGGGATGTGCTGCAGAGGGCGAGCGGTACTTCGGTCTTCACCTCGCACCTTTGGACGCTCACCTGGTTCGAGCATTTCTGGGGGCTCGCCAGTCCCAGGGTACTGGCATTTTATCAGAAGGACGAGTTAAAAGGGGTTGCACCGCTGGCTTTGTATCGCACGAAGCTCAGCCGATTTACTCTCTCATATCTCTGCCTGGCGGGGAATGTGGGAGAGACCACTGAATACCATGATCTGGGATTCCCTTTCTCCTTGGATACTGGGGAGGCCGCAGAGGCCCTACTGCGAGGAATGCGTCGGCTGCGTTGGGACATGTTACAACTGCGCGATCTACGATGCGATGCGCTTACGAAGGCCCTTTTTCAGAGGATGGGTAAGGATTGGGCTGCCGAGATGAACGACTCAAAGCCCTGTCCTTATGTCACCCTGAATAAGGGGAAAGAAATTCTGGAGAATTTCGAACCTCGCTCCGCCAAAAAGGTGCAGCGAATTTTGGACTCCCTGGAGAACGAAGGTCGCATATGCTTCCGTACAAGAAGATCACCGGATAGCTTGGCGCAGGCAGTGGACGTCTATGTGGAACAGCATAAGCGCCGTTGGGCTGCCAAGGGAGGCAGCATATTCAACGATCCGCGCCAGGCATCTTTCCTAAAAGATATATCTACGAGATCGGCGGAGAAGGGGGAGATGCTGGTGTACGAGGTGCTGATAGACGGCAATGTGGCCGCACAGCAGTTCTGCATCCTCGAACGGGATGTAGTCAGGTTGTTCAAGATAGGCATGAACGATGATTATCGGCCCTATGCACCTGGGTATTTGTCGGTCTATTATGCCATGAAGGAGACGCAAGAGGAAGGATATGCCGAATATGACTTGGGACCGGGTCCAGAGGAATATAAATATAAGGTAGGGGGAGTGGACCGCTGGACCTGCAACATCCACGGCAAGAGGGGGGTAGCGCTGCTCGGGTCCAATCTAGCCAAACTACCAGGCTTGAGAGGTTGGAGCTCGAAATTGTTATCTCAGAAGAGTACGGAAGCTCAGGCGGCAGCAAATAAGCCTAAACTCGATACAGAAATCGAAAGGTGA
- a CDS encoding glycosyltransferase, whose product MESKRIIMTSTFFPPFHLGGDATHVKMLRDELERRGHEVHIIYSLDAYRLKRGKVSGDIPSSPTIHPIEGRLRGVSAFATYLTGRNHRAESSLERLVAEIRPDWIHHHNISLLGAGVLYRSRFPSVYTAHDYWLICPRSDLMFKGKETCQIRKCSRCNVATGRPPQIWRPFLMPKALGSLRLIISPSHFLASRLQHFLGLEATVLPNFAPRPPSNNWPEGEHFCFVGVLEKGKGLHLLLKAFEDESLGSLHIMGKGSLEEEVRRMERLTGGRICYKGFLTGDELWQEMGSSRALICPSTGNENSPLACIEALSLGVPLIVTRRGGLPELVESPKCGESCEPEPRSIAEAVRVISDPSKRSELRKNAFMRYQRYHEPSSYIKRYLELCEMMMNGSEKSGPSEHGL is encoded by the coding sequence ATGGAAAGCAAACGCATCATAATGACCTCTACTTTCTTTCCTCCCTTCCATCTCGGGGGGGATGCGACGCACGTGAAGATGCTAAGGGATGAGCTGGAAAGAAGAGGACACGAAGTGCATATCATATATAGCCTAGACGCTTATCGCCTGAAGAGAGGGAAGGTCTCAGGCGACATCCCTTCATCTCCTACAATACATCCTATCGAAGGACGTCTGAGAGGAGTTTCTGCCTTTGCCACATATCTAACCGGTCGAAATCACAGGGCTGAGAGTTCATTGGAAAGATTGGTCGCCGAGATCAGACCCGACTGGATTCACCATCATAATATATCCCTTTTAGGGGCAGGTGTACTTTATCGCAGCAGATTCCCGAGCGTATACACCGCTCACGACTATTGGCTCATCTGCCCCCGAAGCGATCTCATGTTCAAGGGCAAGGAGACATGCCAGATACGCAAGTGTTCCCGATGCAACGTGGCGACTGGTAGGCCACCGCAGATATGGAGACCTTTCCTCATGCCGAAGGCTCTTGGCTCCCTTCGACTCATCATTTCCCCCTCTCATTTCTTAGCAAGTCGCCTGCAGCACTTCCTTGGCCTAGAAGCCACAGTCCTTCCTAACTTCGCCCCACGGCCTCCGTCCAACAACTGGCCTGAAGGCGAACATTTCTGCTTCGTTGGTGTTTTGGAGAAAGGCAAGGGATTACATCTTCTATTAAAGGCTTTTGAGGATGAGTCGTTGGGATCTCTGCACATCATGGGGAAGGGTAGCCTTGAGGAGGAGGTGCGGAGAATGGAACGCCTCACAGGGGGACGAATATGCTATAAAGGCTTCTTGACCGGAGATGAGTTATGGCAGGAAATGGGATCCTCTCGCGCCCTCATCTGCCCCTCAACAGGTAATGAAAACTCGCCTCTTGCATGCATTGAGGCTCTTTCTCTCGGTGTGCCTTTGATAGTGACGCGACGCGGTGGACTTCCGGAGCTGGTGGAGTCGCCCAAGTGCGGAGAATCTTGCGAGCCCGAACCCAGGTCAATCGCGGAAGCGGTCAGAGTGATCTCTGATCCATCCAAACGCTCCGAGTTGAGAAAGAATGCTTTTATGAGATACCAACGTTATCACGAACCCAGCTCCTACATTAAAAGATATCTGGAACTCTGTGAGATGATGATGAATGGCTCTGAAAAAAGTGGCCCTAGTGAACATGGGCTTTGA
- a CDS encoding glycosyltransferase family 4 protein, which yields MRLGLVNLITKTADLPKAAVPPFAAENLRPTTDCDINVVEFARRIIELGHEVHIFASDAFMPYQPCPAEKGLRIEYLPTSMKFVFPAAIFPFTPDLAKMLRNGAYDCILSTELFQSGTILTWFATRGTSTRIFIWQELDVLMRGPAGKVQEIYYRTLGRKVVSDVAGIITRSLSARKHLLENGVPEDKVAPEIVHSGVDCHLFRPLDKMKARERFGLQEFEDVILCVGRAHPNKGFDLMIKAMPRLLRERPNAVLVLKTNGPQLLALQVLAQKSRLENSIRFISEPLSRQDMPWLFNCADLLAITSRIDLFPFTAIEAISCGVPIATSFARGLKTDIVDKGAGFILPKDYELLGLEISHLLREKGKLREVGIRGRELAEAEFDFKISASRLCAALERGCA from the coding sequence ATGAGATTGGGGCTTGTCAATCTTATAACCAAAACAGCAGACCTGCCCAAGGCAGCAGTCCCTCCTTTTGCGGCGGAAAACCTTAGGCCTACAACAGATTGCGATATAAACGTGGTGGAGTTCGCTAGACGCATCATTGAGCTGGGGCATGAAGTGCATATTTTTGCATCCGACGCGTTCATGCCATATCAACCCTGCCCCGCAGAAAAAGGATTGAGGATAGAATATCTGCCCACCTCTATGAAGTTCGTATTTCCCGCGGCTATTTTCCCTTTCACTCCTGACTTGGCTAAGATGCTGAGAAATGGTGCTTACGATTGCATTCTAAGCACTGAACTCTTCCAAAGCGGGACTATTCTCACCTGGTTCGCCACCCGGGGCACTAGCACGAGAATATTCATCTGGCAGGAGCTGGATGTGCTCATGCGCGGTCCCGCCGGTAAAGTTCAGGAGATATATTATCGCACTTTGGGTAGGAAAGTAGTCTCAGATGTGGCCGGCATAATCACTCGCTCCCTTTCAGCGCGCAAACATCTTCTGGAGAACGGAGTACCGGAAGACAAAGTAGCTCCGGAGATAGTACACTCTGGGGTCGATTGCCATCTCTTCCGACCTTTGGATAAAATGAAAGCGAGAGAGAGGTTTGGGCTACAGGAGTTTGAGGACGTGATCCTATGTGTGGGGAGGGCGCATCCTAACAAGGGTTTTGATTTGATGATAAAAGCAATGCCAAGGCTTTTGCGCGAAAGGCCTAATGCTGTGCTTGTGTTGAAAACCAATGGACCTCAACTCCTGGCATTGCAGGTTTTGGCCCAGAAATCAAGATTGGAAAACTCTATCAGATTTATATCTGAGCCCTTAAGCAGGCAAGATATGCCCTGGCTCTTCAATTGCGCAGACCTCCTTGCTATCACCAGTCGTATCGATCTGTTCCCTTTCACAGCCATTGAAGCCATCTCATGCGGCGTGCCAATAGCCACATCTTTCGCTAGAGGGCTGAAGACTGATATCGTGGACAAGGGAGCGGGCTTCATCCTCCCTAAAGATTATGAGTTGCTGGGGTTGGAGATTTCTCATTTGTTGAGGGAAAAGGGGAAGTTGCGTGAAGTAGGCATTAGAGGCAGGGAGCTGGCAGAAGCTGAATTCGATTTCAAAATCAGCGCTTCTCGGCTATGTGCAGCATTGGAGAGAGGATGTGCGTGA
- a CDS encoding glycosyltransferase family 4 protein codes for MNQKIKVLFIPKVEKKGITSERTPKMMELLSRSFEVKGLPMDRLDAFVFNQSYNKPARYLLFPMDVAHIACMVIRELRREKYNVIFAEGSYYSLAASLAAWLTRTPLIWDNHGNIVTFSKIQGKSRIFTWGNLIFERRLQRLCSKILVVNQRDMEDYVDLGFERSKLEVVPTCADMIMVRKGIRKREQARSILGIPNGEVLVLFVGMLTYAPNAEAVQYLASILPEIRKDFPHLNLYVAGAGPPPITPPEGMHFLGFVPDLYIWLSASDICVAPIWRGVGILTKVIDYLSAGKASVVTPLALDGIPELKDGVNCLIGQDYEDFKRKLRLLVQDEMLRERLANEGKGLIENLYSCEVVFQALQEIVLDLAAQ; via the coding sequence GTGAACCAGAAAATAAAGGTGCTCTTCATCCCTAAAGTGGAAAAGAAGGGAATCACGAGTGAACGCACCCCGAAGATGATGGAACTACTGTCTCGTTCGTTCGAGGTCAAAGGTCTTCCGATGGACCGATTGGACGCATTTGTTTTTAACCAGTCATACAACAAGCCAGCGCGGTACCTTCTCTTCCCAATGGATGTGGCCCATATCGCCTGCATGGTGATAAGAGAATTGAGAAGAGAAAAGTATAATGTTATCTTCGCAGAGGGTTCATATTATTCGCTAGCCGCTTCTCTGGCCGCTTGGTTGACACGCACCCCCCTGATTTGGGATAATCACGGCAATATCGTGACATTTTCCAAGATTCAAGGTAAATCCCGCATTTTTACGTGGGGCAATCTGATTTTCGAGCGCAGACTGCAGAGGCTTTGCTCCAAAATTCTCGTGGTCAATCAGCGCGATATGGAGGACTATGTCGATTTAGGCTTCGAGAGAAGCAAATTGGAAGTGGTGCCTACGTGCGCGGACATGATCATGGTCCGTAAAGGCATACGCAAGCGAGAACAGGCCAGATCTATTCTTGGCATACCGAATGGAGAAGTTTTAGTATTGTTCGTAGGCATGCTGACATATGCGCCCAATGCGGAAGCGGTGCAATATCTAGCATCCATCCTGCCGGAAATCAGGAAAGATTTCCCTCACCTCAATCTGTACGTGGCCGGAGCGGGCCCACCGCCGATAACACCTCCTGAGGGCATGCATTTCCTAGGATTCGTGCCAGATCTCTATATTTGGCTATCGGCGTCAGACATCTGCGTGGCGCCTATTTGGCGCGGGGTAGGCATCCTTACTAAAGTAATTGACTATCTGTCCGCAGGAAAAGCTTCAGTTGTGACCCCTTTGGCCCTCGATGGAATACCTGAGTTGAAGGATGGCGTGAACTGCCTTATCGGCCAGGATTATGAGGATTTCAAACGAAAGCTTCGACTTCTAGTGCAGGACGAGATGTTGAGAGAAAGGCTGGCGAATGAGGGAAAAGGGCTCATTGAAAACCTTTATTCTTGTGAGGTCGTCTTCCAAGCATTGCAAGAGATAGTATTGGATCTGGCCGCACAATGA
- a CDS encoding radical SAM protein yields MKVLLVNPPRFEGIPVIREERCEITERYSVLEPYSLLQVGALLRQSGQSVSLLDMNGFNLSWKDLEERLRILSPDIVIFRFTPTTFDHDVKTAALAKTNDPDTITVGICWTLRTMPKQVMSLAPSMDFYIRHEYEVVTPSLIQALESSGDASGVSGIAYRVGNEIKVNPDASPLEDYDSLPIPAFDLLPSLEPYFVTAPAGRPYTIIYTSKGCPFKCSFCTVAGTKWRPKSARRTVEELRYLKQRYGIRTVSFFDETFTLDKKRVLQLCDAMIEEGMDIGWYCNTRTHLVDLELLKRMRQAGCRGISYGVESGSQKILDNTDKCIKVDQARKAIAWAREARIKTFASFILGLPGESWETVQETIQFVKDTLPNSAEFNVAVPYPGTKLYEMVYGGNGTDAVDFRRLYQDDAVVGTEYLSPTELNEARSLAYRSLYFNPRWWMRNIGHVMREPEDLDLAVRYAAKAMKNYFIYRMKHAH; encoded by the coding sequence ATGAAGGTACTCCTAGTTAATCCGCCTCGTTTCGAAGGCATCCCTGTGATTAGAGAGGAGAGGTGCGAGATAACCGAACGTTATTCTGTCCTTGAACCCTATAGTCTTCTGCAGGTGGGCGCCCTTCTGCGCCAAAGCGGGCAATCGGTATCGCTGCTCGACATGAACGGCTTTAACCTCTCATGGAAAGATTTAGAGGAGCGTTTGAGGATTCTTTCCCCTGATATCGTAATCTTCCGCTTTACCCCCACTACCTTTGATCATGATGTCAAGACCGCCGCGCTGGCTAAGACCAACGACCCGGACACGATTACCGTCGGAATATGTTGGACCCTACGCACCATGCCCAAACAAGTGATGTCGCTGGCACCTAGTATGGATTTCTATATACGGCATGAGTATGAGGTGGTGACGCCTTCATTGATCCAAGCCTTGGAGAGCAGCGGGGATGCTTCGGGGGTGAGCGGCATCGCTTACCGCGTGGGCAACGAAATCAAGGTGAATCCTGATGCCTCCCCGCTCGAAGATTACGACTCGCTTCCCATACCTGCCTTCGATCTTCTCCCCTCCCTTGAGCCGTATTTCGTGACCGCACCCGCAGGAAGGCCCTATACTATAATATACACCTCAAAAGGGTGCCCCTTCAAATGCAGCTTCTGCACTGTCGCGGGCACGAAATGGAGGCCAAAATCTGCGCGAAGAACTGTGGAGGAATTGCGGTACCTCAAACAGCGCTATGGCATTCGTACCGTGTCGTTTTTCGATGAGACTTTCACTTTAGATAAGAAAAGGGTGCTGCAGCTTTGCGACGCCATGATAGAGGAAGGCATGGACATTGGATGGTACTGTAACACCCGCACTCACCTCGTGGATCTAGAGCTATTGAAGCGTATGCGCCAGGCGGGATGCCGCGGTATATCCTATGGAGTGGAGTCGGGAAGCCAAAAGATATTGGATAACACAGACAAATGCATCAAGGTGGATCAAGCCAGAAAGGCGATCGCCTGGGCTAGGGAAGCGCGCATCAAGACTTTTGCCTCCTTCATCTTAGGATTGCCCGGCGAGAGCTGGGAAACGGTGCAGGAAACAATCCAATTCGTAAAGGATACGTTGCCCAACAGTGCTGAGTTCAATGTCGCTGTGCCCTATCCCGGTACGAAATTGTATGAGATGGTTTATGGAGGGAATGGAACTGATGCCGTGGACTTCCGCCGACTTTATCAAGACGATGCCGTAGTGGGCACGGAATATCTCTCGCCTACGGAGCTGAATGAAGCGCGCAGCCTGGCTTATCGTTCCCTTTACTTCAATCCGCGTTGGTGGATGCGAAATATAGGTCATGTGATGAGAGAACCAGAAGATTTGGATCTGGCCGTAAGATATGCTGCTAAGGCGATGAAAAACTATTTCATATATAGGATGAAGCACGCCCATTGA
- a CDS encoding KaiC domain-containing protein, producing the protein MIERVKTGIDGLDEMLEGGFPKGHTVVVMGSFGTGKTTFGLQFLNQGLKQGEKGIYISLEEDDRSILDDAMAFGWDLKPHIDAKKLVIIKLEPNDAKTTITRIKSELPEFIKTFGATRIVFDSVSLLNMLYENEHDKRVNLFNLSQLVKKTGATCLMTAETNDDNPLATRDGLAEYVADGVIALRYVEVKEKNEMILTLRVVKMRRIKHSRRITPYSIGSKGLEVYAGAEL; encoded by the coding sequence ATGATCGAACGGGTCAAGACAGGAATTGATGGTCTGGACGAGATGCTTGAAGGAGGCTTCCCTAAGGGTCATACAGTGGTGGTGATGGGCTCTTTCGGTACGGGCAAGACCACTTTCGGACTTCAGTTCCTGAACCAAGGCCTTAAGCAGGGAGAGAAAGGGATCTATATCTCCCTGGAAGAGGACGACCGCTCCATCTTAGATGATGCCATGGCCTTCGGCTGGGATCTCAAACCCCATATAGACGCCAAAAAGCTGGTCATAATCAAGCTGGAACCCAATGACGCTAAGACCACCATAACCCGCATCAAGAGCGAGCTCCCTGAGTTCATTAAGACCTTCGGAGCCACCCGCATAGTTTTCGATTCAGTATCTCTGCTCAACATGCTGTATGAGAATGAGCATGACAAGCGTGTCAATCTCTTCAATCTCTCTCAATTGGTAAAGAAGACAGGAGCTACCTGCCTGATGACAGCTGAGACTAACGACGACAACCCTCTGGCCACCAGAGACGGTTTGGCGGAGTATGTGGCAGATGGCGTGATTGCGCTGCGTTACGTCGAGGTCAAGGAAAAGAACGAGATGATCCTTACGCTTAGGGTGGTCAAAATGAGGCGCATCAAGCACTCGCGCAGGATCACGCCTTACAGCATCGGGAGCAAGGGCCTAGAAGTCTACGCCGGCGCTGAGCTCTAA
- a CDS encoding glycosyltransferase, with the protein MSPSRKIVVMIPTLNEGRSLGKVIDTIPLEEFHARGFSVEVIVVDGNSSDDTRDVAISRGARVYIQEGKGKGLGVRQAFSLSQPQEVVLRALSGREGAISDVYVLSTLLDSQYLLMLDGDGTYPSKYLADVVAALEEGYDVVMGSRFRGEIKPGAMSKLNYFGNLILSLMASIIYMHPCTDVCTGLWGFRLDAIRSMELDSERFELEAEMFAVSVRNGLKIKEIPITYYPREGESKLVPINSGIMIFRKLLERRFSLAKSKRFSGDPDTDLNRMRAMIHPPEGP; encoded by the coding sequence ATGTCCCCCTCTAGGAAGATAGTGGTAATGATACCTACCCTCAACGAAGGCCGCAGCTTAGGGAAGGTCATTGATACCATACCCCTTGAAGAGTTCCATGCGCGCGGGTTCAGTGTAGAGGTTATTGTGGTCGATGGCAATTCAAGTGATGATACTCGAGACGTGGCCATATCACGAGGAGCACGAGTCTATATCCAAGAAGGGAAAGGCAAGGGCCTGGGAGTGCGCCAGGCATTTTCCTTGAGTCAACCACAAGAGGTGGTATTACGAGCCTTGTCAGGAAGGGAAGGGGCCATCTCAGATGTTTATGTCCTATCCACTTTGTTAGATTCCCAATACCTATTAATGCTGGACGGTGATGGTACCTATCCTTCTAAATATTTAGCTGATGTAGTGGCGGCTCTTGAGGAAGGGTATGATGTTGTGATGGGCTCTAGGTTCCGGGGAGAGATCAAGCCAGGAGCCATGTCGAAGCTCAACTATTTTGGAAATTTGATCCTCAGCCTCATGGCTTCGATAATTTACATGCACCCATGCACTGATGTATGCACCGGCCTATGGGGATTCCGTTTGGACGCTATCCGATCTATGGAGTTAGATTCGGAGCGCTTCGAGTTAGAAGCAGAGATGTTCGCGGTGTCAGTGCGTAATGGACTTAAGATAAAAGAGATCCCAATCACATATTATCCCAGGGAAGGTGAGTCGAAGCTCGTGCCCATCAACTCAGGAATAATGATATTCCGCAAGCTGTTGGAGAGAAGGTTTTCCTTGGCCAAGTCTAAAAGATTTTCCGGCGATCCAGACACCGACTTGAACCGCATGAGAGCCATGATACATCCTCCTGAAGGACCTTAG